In a genomic window of Nostoc sp. UHCC 0870:
- a CDS encoding tetratricopeptide repeat protein, which translates to MKLRLLEQRRVKLTRISTIGVLTALSAITIVSCSNNKDVLVTEIGVNTPSRRAAKNSQAGLAFIEGQKQHAQGNLQAAIAAYNKALSLDSGYGAAFRGRGLAYFDLGDKQKAIADYNEAIRLSANDAEAFNSRGNARASLGDQAGAISDYNEAIRLSPNYAEAYNNRGNALSVQGDKSGSIEDFNQAIRLNPRYAIAYNNRGNSRAAQGDTQGAISDYNQAIRINPNFGPAYNNRGNARAAQGDKPAALQDLQKAAEIFQRQNNNDLYQQVMNNINELGQ; encoded by the coding sequence ATGAAACTGCGGTTATTGGAGCAAAGGCGGGTGAAGTTAACTAGAATATCGACTATAGGTGTGTTGACCGCACTGAGCGCAATTACCATTGTTTCTTGTAGTAACAACAAAGATGTTTTGGTGACAGAAATAGGGGTGAATACTCCTAGCCGTCGGGCAGCTAAAAACTCTCAAGCTGGGTTAGCTTTTATTGAAGGGCAAAAACAGCACGCCCAAGGTAATTTGCAAGCTGCGATCGCTGCCTATAATAAAGCCCTAAGCCTAGATTCTGGATATGGTGCAGCTTTCAGAGGAAGAGGGTTGGCATATTTTGATTTAGGAGACAAGCAAAAAGCGATCGCTGATTACAACGAAGCCATTCGTCTTTCTGCCAACGATGCCGAAGCTTTCAATAGTCGGGGAAATGCCCGCGCCTCTTTAGGTGATCAAGCTGGTGCAATTTCTGACTACAATGAGGCGATTCGCCTATCTCCCAACTATGCCGAAGCCTATAACAATCGGGGTAATGCTCTTTCTGTGCAGGGAGACAAAAGCGGCTCTATAGAAGACTTTAACCAAGCTATTCGCCTCAATCCCAGATATGCGATCGCCTACAATAACCGAGGCAATTCCCGTGCTGCCCAAGGTGACACTCAAGGGGCAATCAGCGACTATAACCAAGCCATTCGCATCAATCCCAACTTTGGCCCTGCCTACAACAATCGCGGTAATGCCCGTGCTGCCCAAGGTGACAAACCAGCAGCTTTACAAGACTTGCAAAAAGCCGCAGAAATCTTTCAAAGACAAAACAATAATGATTTATATCAGCAAGTCATGAACAATATTAACGAATTAGGGCAATAG